The genomic stretch ccacgaaaaatcataaattaatacatctgtgataaatttatctcaaattgcTACACATGTCACAAATTTACATTTTGTCAGTTTTTGTTAAATAGATtattatcacgaaaaactccaaactagcaCACTCATAACATATGAAGTGTAAAATTCCCAAACTATTACACCCATCAactgccacgtgtcatctaactcagcaatttgacagtaaaatttaacaaaaactaatgatggataaatttgtcacaggtgtaatagtttagagtttttgatagtcaaaaaattagtatgaagtaaatttgtcatccATGGGCCAGTTGCGGGTTTTCATGGTACTGACCCtttataaattagaaaaatatttttctcccaCTAGACTGAAAAGTTGCTATCAAATCCCAAGTCTTTATTAATAAAGTAAATATATGGTTATCATGCAGGTGTTTCGCGATGAGCTAGTAAGTAATTTCCAATACCGACGTTAATAGCACTTGCTTGCAATTATCAACTATGATTTAAATTTGATTGCACGTAACAAAAGGTTCACGGACAAACTGGGTTCCGCATATAAAGATCgtggtttttaatttttgcttaactaaaacaCCCCCACCGAGTTTGTGCCGGAGGCAATGAATCTCGATAGTAGGCATGACTTAGGAAGACTTTTTGTCCGCACGACTTCCATTCACCGCTTCCTAGAAGTGAATTATCCACCTTTGAAGGGTAATTCCATAATTATGCCTAACGAACCGGTTCAATTTAGGCCTTTGATCAATAGAGGTCGCCACAATATGGATTAGGTTGTAGGCAATCGATGGAATTTGAACGGGTGATCTCTGGTTTCTAAGCTGGAAATCCCTCGACATCCCAACTAACCACCCCCATCCTGAAATTTCCTTTAGAAAAAGTAAAACTGATCCACGGGTTTAGGTTATACATTCCTTTCCTTTGAAATCATGGGTTCTCTCTCCATGTTATTATATTTACCTTGTCGTAAAACGAAGAAACTACTTTAATGTCTAAACTCATATTCCACGTAAATTTAGGGACGCGAGAGCGTTAAACTAATTAAGGTCCAGATGGACATTGAAGCACCACAGATATTCGAAGAAGAATCGTTATCTCATCCGGGCCAATCATGGGAGTTCACAATCCAGCTGGGAAAGCATATAATTGAAGCCTGTGTCTGCCTGTTTTTGTGAACATTCAAAGCCAAAGTGAAGTACAAATTGGATTGTCTCACCTTTCGGGGAAACCCCAACTAGTCATGTTCCAATACACTTCTCTTTACATGATCCGTCGAACCAAACCAGAGTTTCACGGCAACATGTCCTTTTGCTTTCTATCTTGATATGCACACCAAAATCCTGGGCGATGCACCTGACGTTCGCCTTCTTTCGAGGAACGTTAGATATATTAAGACGGGTCTCTAAATTTGACAATCGAATTCTCGCGACGGGCTATAACATGCCTTGTAGACAAGTGGTGAGACATATTCAGCACCCAGTTAATGACGGTCTATCATGTCATTAAGCTTGCCAACCTTTGTGAATCCATCTTAAATCTGTTCCTGATTTCCTTCCGTTTCTGGTGATTGCGATCAATTTTTGCCCCTTTCTTGAGTAGAGCAGCTACGCTCATAACTTGGTTTATTTCTTTGCTGGTGTTTGCCTCTTAATCATTAGGAGTCCAAACACTCAGAAACCagaattaagtttttttttccttttcttttttgcaaataATCAATCCAAATTTGCCATAATGTGGGAGGCTTTCGACATCATAAGGTGTAATTACCTCTTATTCGAACGATTTGCTCACCTCATGtgcatttgaaattaaattaacgGATTCTGGTCGATATCTTGGAATTATAATTTCTAGTCGCTTAATATGAAGACTCTTCATCCGTCTTATATCTACTTATTTTCCTCTAATCTAATTGCAACTTGGCAAATTTTAATTGCCAGTTGACTTCAATTGAGAAGGAGCGTACAGACACGGAAAGAAGTAAGAGTTAGTTATAAACCCTCGACGATTAATGTGCAACCCATATTATATGATTTCATAGCTTATTTAATACTCATACACTATTGTGACCCTAATAGAAATAACAAACCCTCAGAGGTCCTGCCCATCTATGTCTTATCCCAGAACATATCTCCGGAAATATTTGCGAAGCCATTTCGTTCTCTATATTTGGTCGATCACATAACGGGCTGTTCATATCTCTTAGCAGATTACATAGCGACCTATTAATGCTAACAAGCTTAGCTACATGCAAGTGATGATTCCAGTCCATGTTTTTGCCAATAATATAAGCCTGGCTAATTAGTTTTGGCGACCGACTAAACTTTGTCCGTCTATTTATAACACGCATCTTATCTACTCCAATCCACATGGATCGTCATTTACCAAAGATAACGAAGTAGATGCACTTAATTAGGCCTTCATTAGTTGTTTTTCAAGTACCATATGAAGGACGAACGTGTGTGATTAGATTGCAAGATTCAACGGTGTCGGCATTGGTAGTAGTAGTCCTCTCAGAATAACATCTTGAAGGGTAAAAACCGGATGCAAGATGACGAAATTGGGATTACTTTTCAAGGAAACTTTTGTCTTCGTGTTGGAAAGATTGGGGCACGTGAAAGGCTAGAGGGAATGGAACAAAGAGACGAGTACATTGAGAGATTTTTTACTTAGATCTTTTCACCACTCACTTTGTTGTTAGCTCCAAGAACGAAGAGACAAGTACATTGATGTTTGGTCAGCATTGTCGATTATTCGAATCCGAATTATTTCCATGGTCGAGGTGACTATTCGGATGGAGTAATTTCAGTGGGCAGAaggacactagaagtgccaatatttatgtatagcgctcactttagtgccaacattttttttttggatcgcttaagtgtcaattttgttttaaaaaatggttatttcagtACCAACTCCGGTGAGTTTTGCCGAGAATCTGACATGGCATCTACGTGGCTCTCCGGAGCGTCCAAGTcggcaattaaaaaaaaagcaaaagttaaaaaaataaaaaataataaaaaaatcagctaaaacacttttaaaaaaataaaaaaaaatctatcttGTAGCAGCTAGGGCTTTTggcgacccccgccggccaTCCTCCATCCTTGCCGGGCTTTACCGACAATGGTGGGAGGCGGTGGCGGTgagggcttccaagccctcGTCGCTGCAATAGATcaacttcctcttcttcttcttcttcttcttttttttagttatttagctaatttttaaattaaattaaatttttcaaaaatgttttagtttattttgtagAAAGATATGACACGTGGCGTCCGctagactgatttttttttaaattgcccCGTGGACTTCAtgtggactgatttttttttttaaaaaaaattccacataatattacaaaaattaataaaaatgccacgtgtactATTTGGCAggaattgacactaaagtgatcgttttttaccGGAATTGGTACTTatgtgatcgtttttttttcgatttgacacttaagtgattcaaaaaaaatattggtactaaagtaaacgttgtacataaatattgatatTCCTAATATCCTTCTGTCAATTTTAGTGATAGAGAGACTTAAAAATAGGTCTACCCTAGAGTTTACCTTTGAGTATTACTTTTTGGTGCCTTGAGCGGCGTATTTGGGATCATGTCGTTCTTGAGCACGTACTTTCTAGTATTGTGAAGGTGCACTAATTTTAATcgataattaatttaaaaaaaaacattttcctcccCGCTAGCCACATTGCCTCGTGGACGAAAAGTTGCTGTCAAATCCTAAGCCTTTATTGACAGAGTAAACATAAAGGTTATGATGCAGGTGTGTTTGACACCAAAGATCGTACGTTGGAAGATGATTTGAAATAAGAAAAGGGACGTGCGATCCTAAAAGTGAAATCGTCCGAAATTAGTAATGATGAAATGCCGGTGAATAAGATACACATCCTACAGGAAGACAAAAAGTCTGTCCGGAAGAGGCGGTAAGTGAGATCATGTAGAGTTCAAACGGGCTGGCTTACCGATTGATTCAGTTGAGAGGGAGCTtatgttgacaccaaaaattgGCTTGAACTTTAGATAGTTAGAAAGCCCATAAGAATGGTATGTCATTGAAGAGCAGAGCAGATAAGTCGAATCGGTAACCAACAACATGGCATAACCGTTGCTTGAGTGACCGAAACATAGGTGACACTGCGAGATTAGTACGTAACACCAATAGACGAGCAGAGTAGATAAGTCCGCAGTTCAAACCGTCCAATGGATAAGAAGAGCAGTTACCGAATCCAATCCGAGAATATAAGGATAGAGCGTTCGGAAGTTACCAGACGGTTCCACTTTGTACTTGACTATATGTAGTCGGAGATGAGTCTTTGTAAAGGATCGACAATCAACAACACTTATCAATTTTACTCTGCAATTCCTCTTACTTGCTTTACTTTCTATCGCATTTATCTTTATTGCACAATATACTTTCTGTCCATTTATTTTATATCTTGTCCGGAAGCCCACAAGAACAGCTTATAATTCTTTTTACACCGATTCATGCTTGAAAAACAACTTATAATGCTCTTAGTTCAACGTAGCATTTGTAATCCTCTTAAGTTGCAAAAACAATAGCATGAATAGACTAATCTTGCATCATATACACAGGATTTTCActatgatttttaatttgtttgaattAGCAATGGCATCAAGTAATGAACACACAGACGGCATATCCAGATTAGCATCGGCAAATCAAATCTGCAGGACAATGAAAGAGAAGCTTCAGCATTACAGACGCTTATTGCTGGCCACAAGGTTTTATTTCATTCAAGATACAGGCCGATACAAGCCATGAAGAAAATGCATTAGCGGCACGACCTCCAATTGCAATTCAGATGGcatttgaacttttcatttgcAATATTTGCTGTAAGCTGTAAGATCCAGTCAACGATTTCCATTTCCTTGATTTAGATATAATGAGATACTCTGCTTTGGCTGCAAGAGCCAGAGCAAATCTAAATGAATATTAATCTCGGCCGGAACGAGAAATCAACGGGAGCGTagcaatgaaataaaataatcagTCTTCTTTCCGATGTGAAAAAACTAGGTAGGCTATTGTTACAATTAAGAGCCACATGATGTACCCAGCTCTCGGCTAGGCCAATATCTGACAGAATCAAATTACCCTGTGGGCGAAACAAACCGATATTTCTGAACCAGATGAGATTTATGTTGCGAGACATGCCTTGCAACCAAAGCATTTGTACACAGCTTCGCCGCAGCTATATGACATCGGCAACATGTAGGTGTTTCACGGCCTTGCTTTTCATAGCTTTTCCTTTTCGGCCATGAGGTTATCAAACCAATGAGAATGTGCAGCGAAAGGTAAAACTCATACTACGGTGCTTCCATAGTATAGAGTTTACAATCTCTTAAGGAAATacatgagaaacaaaaaaaatgccgGTGTTCTCTTGTGAGCTTTCTTTTATTGCTGAACCTTCTAATGTGAGCATTGAAGTCTTGTTAACTGCTACTCATTACTACGCACCCCATTGTCTGTTATGCATAATGATTTGCTTAGTAGAAGAGGATCTTGAATCACATTTGTCCATATTCACACCGCTATCCTTGAGAAGAAAAGCAAGAGAGTGGAGTAATGACACTTAATTACCCTGCCCCGTCTGCTCTCAAATggcattttgcataaaaatttatAGTCCACACTCCTGACATATTCGAATCATTTCGACACTACTTATTGGTTTACTCAGCTCAACTCTAGCAACTTCTCCATATCCACGGGGATAGATTCCGAGTATTATAGGGAGGAGGCTGTGTGGTGCAGGGGAAAAGGAATCATCGCTTGTTCGGCTTGATAGGGAAGTCGGTTCAGTCATTCAACACACTGAGTTCTGTTTGAGGATGTAGTGCACCATAAGTGTCATGGGGTTTTGGTTTTTCAACTTTGCCATTTTGGAATTAAAATGCACCGGCAAATGGGCACTTTTGTCGTGCATCTTAGGACTTTGGATGTTAGTTTTATCAGCAAACATATTTTGGGAAGTAGCTGCGACTTCACTGGGGCTGAGATAACCAGAATACTACTTTGTGTGTTGTCTCTGCCTCATCTTAGAGTTCCTGTCCTTTTCAATACGTTACTCGTAGAGCGACATTGTAGATTAAGCAACGATCTTGAGTAAGCTTACTTTTATTGAAGATAAAATTTAGAGGACTTGATTACCAATTCTAAGCTACACAGGCATTTTTGCTCGACGTTTTGCCCCGCAGCCAGCTAAAAATAGCAGCAGCAACCTTTGAATGATCTTGACACACAAGCTATGATTCTGCCGATATTTCTTTCCACCACAGTTCTACTAAATAGTTGAACTCTAGCATTGTTTAAGTGATATGATGCAAACTATTCCGGAAGAGGAATGTTTGCCAGGTCCTCGCGATAGGGAAGTCGGTCTGGTGACTTGCCAGAATTGTCATAGCCATGTTCGACAGCCATTGAAGTTATGTGCTTAGCAGGGTCATCAGTAAACATCACGACGCTGTCTTTTCGAAAAGTCAAGTAGATCACTGCAATGATGTAGACAGCCATGAGCGGGAACACTAGGAATCCGATGAAAACATTGGCAACTTTGGGAAGACTGTTGTGGATTAGCCAGTCGATATAGGCCGTGCTGAGGTAGTAGATGTTGATACCGATAATTCCTGCTCCTAGTATCCACGAGATCACCATAATCTGCGTCAACAATCGCAAAAAATGCAAACAGAGAGGACTGTCATTTAGCTCATAGTCCGCATGTTCTTTTGCATTACTTTCagttcttccattttttttccaattggcACCTCTATAGCACTTCTGAAATTAAAAACCAAGTTTCGAGAATCAATTGTGTAAAGATCAGAAGACAAACTTACGTAGATTGAGTTTTTGTGGGGTCCCATCTTTGTTGCACTGCTACTGAACTTAAGAAGTGGGATAAGAGCAAACGGAAGCTCAAATGACAGAATCATCTGAAAAACAACACCATTTACATCATACAAGAAATGGCATCAGAATAAAATGCGCACACATGGTCACAAGATGATgacagaaaaattcaaatgtagAAGTGGCAAGAGACGTTGGAGGAATTTGCATACTGAAGCGATGATGATGAGCCTCCCGGCTCCTGAAGAGCCGCCGATGATAGAGACAATGAGACTCGGTGTAATGGCAATGCATCGAGTCACTAGGTTCCGCTTCCATTGCTTCATTTTGAGTTCCAAGAATCCCTAAGCAATTAATCaacacaaagagaaaaaaaatcggaGTTGTTCGAGCGTTCACTTTAAACGGCTTAATTACATGAGATTTCTTAATTCACAACCTGCATAACGTATTGGCCTGCATAGGTTCCTGTGATTGTGGAGCTTTGTCCTGAAGCTAGCAATGCAATGGCATAAACCGTCGAGCTAGATCTACCCAAGACATTCTGTAAAAACATGTATTCAAGACAGCCATAAGAGTCTCATTCTTAGTTATAATGTAATGTTGTTGTTTCAACTGGTTTATAGTCTATGTTAGGAATTGGAACCTTAAGGAGGAATGATGCAGAATTGAGAGTTATATCGCTGCATCGACTTGCATTCTCGCTTGAAAGATTGTCGCTTGAGCAGACGGTGCCAGACACAGACACAACAGCGACGTTAATCAAGAATGCCACAAATAATGCCATCCCACTTTCTATGAGGAAAAATTGGCAGGCGTCCTGCAAAGATCAATGAGATAAAATCAAACtgtccgttttttttttctttgcataattgaaaaaaaaaaagggtgcatGTTTCGAAGCATTGACAGCAAATTTTTCCTAGAAACGTGA from Rhodamnia argentea isolate NSW1041297 chromosome 2, ASM2092103v1, whole genome shotgun sequence encodes the following:
- the LOC115734028 gene encoding metal transporter Nramp5-like isoform X2 translates to MQGENQMASVGAPTTLGGSKWIMATDVEGTTPPSDILNFTRDQSDEEDSHDQKPGWRAFLSFVGPGFLVSLAYLDPGNLETDLQAGANHKYELLWVVLIGLIFALIIQSLAANLGVSTGKHLSELCKVEYPPFVKYCLWILAEVAVIAADIPEVIGTAFALNILFHIPVWAGVLLTGCSTLVLLGLQRYGVRKLEMLIATLVFVMAACFFSELSYVKPPASKILKGMFIPKLSGKGATGDAIALIGALVMPHNLFLHSALVLSRNVPRSVQGINDACQFFLIESGMALFVAFLINVAVVSVSGTVCSSDNLSSENASRCSDITLNSASFLLKNVLGRSSSTVYAIALLASGQSSTITGTYAGQYVMQGFLELKMKQWKRNLVTRCIAITPSLIVSIIGGSSGAGRLIIIASMILSFELPFALIPLLKFSSSATKMGPHKNSIYIMVISWILGAGIIGINIYYLSTAYIDWLIHNSLPKVANVFIGFLVFPLMAVYIIAVIYLTFRKDSVVMFTDDPAKHITSMAVEHGYDNSGKSPDRLPYREDLANIPLPE